The Psychrobacillus sp. FSL K6-2836 nucleotide sequence TACTGGGGCAATTGCTACTTTAGACTTTTTCCAAGAGACTGTTACGTTAGCGAAAGAGACTGATATTGCTATTGTTCATGATTTTGCATATGGAGGAATCGGATTTGATGACGTGAAGCCAGTAAGTTTTTTACAGGCAGAAGGTGCGAAAGAAGTTGGCATAGAGATGTATACTCTATCCAAAACGTATAATATGGCCGGCTGGAGAGTTGGTTTTGCTGTAGGAAATGCTAAAATTATTGAAGCTATTAATATAATTCAAGACCATTTATTTGTTAGTCTTTTCCCTGCTATTCAAGACGCTGCCACTGCTGCGTTAAATGAAAGTCAGGAATGTGTAGAAGAATTAGTGAATTTATATGAAGGTAGAAGAAATGCCCTAATCGAATCTTGCAACAGTATTGGCTGGCGGGTAAAGGCACCCAAAGGTTCCTTCTTCGCATGGTTACCTGTACCCAATAATTATACAAGTGAAGCTTTTGCAGATTTACTCTTGAAAGAAGCAGACGTAGCTGTTGCTGCCGGTAATGGATTTGGTACTTACGGCGAAGGATATGTTCGAGTTGGTCTTTTAGTCGATGAAGAACGTTTGAAAGAAGCAATTACACGTATTGGAAAACTGAATTTATTTTAAAAGAGGCTGGGACAGAACCCCAAAACAGCATTTTTCTCTGTGAGAAAAATGCTGTTTTTTTGCTGTGCACAAAATTGATTTCCATTCCAGGGACGCTTTCCACTGGCGCGGCCTGAGCCTTTAGTCTCAAGCGTCACCCTATTCCAGTAGGAGTTGCCCCTCCATTTCAATCAATTTTATTAATTATCCATTATTTAGTAAAGGTTTCTCCTAATCCAATAAAATTTCTACTTCTGTCCCAGTCTCTGTCATTTATTCACTTAAGTAGCTGGTTAGGTGTTTCTTTATTTGTTTCTACTGGGTAAAACTGATTCGCACCTGTTTCTTCGTCAAACTGTCTTCGAAACTCCATTTCCATAGTTTCAGCTAATACTAGGTCTACTGTAATAACAGGATTTTCGCCTTTTATAAAATGACCACCAAAAATATTACCATTTTGGTCACATATCGAGCCGTGAAAATGTGTTTCAAACTGCCCATCTCTTTGGCATACAACCCCTGTTCCTTGCAAAAATTCAATTGGTCCCTCTTTTACAATAAGATTATTGTAGCCTACACCTATAGGCGAATCTTCGTTTGGGATCAAATAAACAAATCCACTTCTTTGAAAACTACCAAAGCAGCTAAGAATAGTAGCGGAACTAATTCCATTTGTTTTACACAACTCCTCTATCCCTTCTAGTAGGTCAGTTCCATAAACCAAACGTGCACCTACAACCTTCCCTAGCTGTCCTACCGCAAAATTTACTCTAATTTTTGACAACGCTTACACACTCCTAATGTATAATTATTTATTGTTATTAAACATAAACTATTTCGAATGTTATATGCAACAATAAAAAAAGTGTGTTGACTTTCATAAGTTGATGTAGTAAATTATATTTTATGAACTGTTGGAAAACTTAATAGCTGATATCTCTTATCAAGAGTAGCTGAGGGACTGGCCCGATGAAGCTCGGCAACCATCCACATACTAACAGTATGTGGAAAGGTGCTAAATCCTGCAAAACATTTTGTTTTGATAGATAAGAGAGGACAAACGTATATTTGCGCCTCTCTTTCTAATGGAAGAGAGGCTTTTATATTTATACAACGTTCTTAATAATTATTCGGAGGAATGAAAAATGAAGAAATTAGGACTATTGTTATCAACTGTACTTTTAACTGGTACTCTTGCTGCTTGTGGAAGCGACGCAGATTCACAAACAAAAGCGATTAACGAGGACAAAATAGTAGTAGGTGTAACTGCAGGACCACATGAACAAATTGTGGAAGTGGCTGCAGAAGTTGCAGCTAAAGACGGATTAGAAGTCAAACTTCAAGTATTCTCAGATTATATTCTACCTAACACAGCATTATCAGAAGGTGATTTAGATGCGAATAGCTATCAACACGAACCTTTCCTAGACACGTTTAACGAGGATCACAATACTGACTTAGTACCAGTAGGAAAAACAATACTAAATCCGATGGGTGTATATTCAGAAAAATACAAGTCAATTGATGATCTGCCAGACGGTGCAACTTTTGGTTTACCTAATGACCCAACAAACGGTGCTCGTGCTTTATATATCTTAGAAGAAGCTGGTTATATCAAAATTAAAGAAGACAAAAGAGAGACAGCTAGTATTTATGACATTGAAGAGAATCCAAAAAACCTAGAATTCATTGAATTAGAAGCTGCTCAAATACCAAAACAACTTAGTGAAGTAGATGCAGCTGCTATCAATACAAACTTTGCACTGGCTGCTGGAATCAGTCCAAAAGATGATTCTATTTTACTTGAATCATCAAACTCTCCTTATGTGAACTATATTGTAGTTCGTGCGGAAAACAAAGATGATCCAACGATTCAAAAGTTGGTAAAAGCATATCAATCTGAAGAAGTAAGAAAATTCATCGAAGAAGAGTTTAAAGGTTCTGTATTAGCAAGCTGGGACGAATAATGGACTTGAAAACGTTACCGACTTCGGTAGCGTTTTCTTTAGAAAGGAAGATAGTAAATGATTATATTAGAAAATGTCTCGAAAGAGTTTAATAGCAAAAGTGGAACAGTAAAAGCAGTAAAGCAAGTGAACATTCAGGTAAATAAAGGAGAAATCCACGGTGTCATTGGATATAGTGGTGCTGGTAAAAGTACCCTGATTCGATGCGTAAATTTACTTGAACAGCCAACGGAAGGGAAAGTTTTCATAAACGGAGTAGAACTTACTTCCCTTCCCTTTCCTAAACTGCGTGAAACCCGCAATAAAATCGGCATGATATTTCAAGGATTTAATCTATTAAAAACGGCTACTGTTTATGATAATATCGCCATTCCACTAAAGCTACTTGGCTATAATAAAGAGCAAGTAAAAAAACGTGTGGAACAATATTTGGAAATAGTTGGATTGACTGACAAACATACGAACTACCCTAACCAGTTATCTGGTGGTCAAAAGCAGCGTGTCGCCATTGCCCGTGCACTAGCGCAGGAACCAGAAGTTTTGCTTAGTGATGAAGCAACAAGCGCACTTGACCCGGAAACAACTGATTCCATCTTGGATTTGCTTCTAAAGATAAATCGGGAATTAGGAATCACTATTCTATTAATCACCCATGAAATGAATGTCATTCAAAAAATTTGTGATCATGTATATGTCATGGAAAATGGAGAAATTGTTGAACAAAATACAGCCATTAATCTTTTCACAAAACCTAACCACCCTACTACTAAAAAGTTTTTAAATACAATTAGTCAGCGTAATTTATCTTCCTCATTGATTTCTCAACTAAATGTTACGGGTGCGGTTACTCGCTTAACATTTGTCGGGGAAAGCACTGGAAAACCATTATTAGCTGAAGTTAGTCAGAAATTTAATGTCCAGCCTAATATTTTAACTGCCAATATTATTGAATTGAAAAATGGCATTGTTGGAAATATAGTCGTTCACTTAATAGGCGACAAAGAACAGGTTAGAAATGCTATCCACTATTTAGAATCACAAGGTGTAGCAACAGAAGAACTGGAGGGACAATCACATGAGTAGAATTGATCAATTTATCGAACAATGGCTGCCGATTATCGGCGAATCTGTTGTACAAACATTTCAAATGGTTGGTATTTCTCTCTTTTTCTCAGTATTAATAGGGATTCCATTAGGTATTTTAATCGTACTAACTAGACCTGGGCAGGCATTTGATAACAAAATTATTTATCAATTTAGTAATTTAATCATTAATATTGTACGCTCAGTTCCTTTCATCATTTTACTTTTTTTCATACTACCCTTTACAAAGTTGATAGTTGGAACATCTATTGGTGTAAAAGGTGTTATTGTTCCATTAGTAATTTATTCTGCACCTTATATCGCACGTCTAATGGAGTCAGCTTTACTAGAAGTGGAAAATGGAGTAATTGAGGCATATACCGCAATGGGTATTAGTACACGCGCCATCATTTGGAATGTATTACTTCGAGAAGCTCGCCCTTCTATTATTTTAGGATTAACCATTTCAACAGTCAGTTTAATCGGTGCTACAGCAATGGCTGGTATGGTTGGAGCAGGTGGTTTAGGTGACGTAGCATATCGTTTCGGTCACTTAAGATACGAAGTAGACGTGATGTATGCGACTGTATTTATATTGATCATCCTTGTACAAAGTATCCAATCTATCGGAAACCGTATCGCAGCTAGTATTAAAAAAGATTAATAGGAGGCTCCAAAATGACAAATCTATTATATGTAGAGCGCAATGGTTCTATTGCGACGCTTGTCTTTAATCGAGCGGATAAGAAGAATTCATTCTCCCTGGCTATGTTTAAGCAATTAGGTGAATTATTAAGTGAACTGGAGAAAGATCAGCAAGTTAAACTTTTAATACTTAAAGGAGCGGATGAAACTGCATTCTCCTCTGGTGCCGATATAACAGAGTTTCTAGAAAATCGCTTCTCTTCCCAAAAAGCAAAGGATTATAACGATGCAACACTTGAATCTATTGAAAAATTATATCGTTTCCCTAAACCTACCATTGCTCTTATTAAGACGTTAGCTATTGGGGGTGGATTGGAGCTTGCTAATTCCTGCGACTTCCGATTCGCATCTTCGGGTAGTAAACTTGGTATCACCGCTGCAAACATAGGCATTATTTATAATCTTGTTAGTACAAAACGGTTAGTAAATCTCATCGGAACTACAAAAGCAAAAGAGTTATTATATACAGCAAAACTAATCACTGCTGAAGAAGGACAAGAAATCGGCTTAATCGACTATATTTATCCCATGGAAGATTTAGAGAAAAAATGTCTCGAGTTTGCCAATAAAATTATTCGTAAGTCTTCCGTTGCTAATAACGGTATTAAACAAGTAATTCAAGCAATTATTGATGGCGATAATGAAGAAACAAAAGAAATTGAGGAGCTTATCTTAGAGTCCTTTAGCTCCGATGACTATAAAGAAGGCATCCAAGCATTTTTAGAAAAAAGAAAACCAAATTTCTCATAAGAGGTGTTCTATATGTCCACTAATGATTTATTATTAAAAAATATTGAGTCAAACGTCCATTATCCAATTAATTTTGCCGAATTAGAAGGAACGGCGAAACGAGCATTACAACCTGGTCCGTTTGGGTATATTCGTTCTTCTGCTGGTGGTGAAGAAACCTATAAAAAAAATACAGATTCTTTTTTAAAGTATTCGATTATCCCCCGTTTTTTAACGGATGTATCGACTTTAAATACAGAAGTAACAATTTTAGGACATACATATCCCCATCCCCTTTTCATAGCTCCTGTTGGGGTAAATAAAATCGCCCATGAAGATGGCGAATTAGCGGTATCTAAAGCAGCTGCAAAATTTGAATTTCCTTATATCCAAAGCACGGTGTCTAGCTATTCTATTGAAGAAATTGCTGCAGAAACAAAAGGTAGTTCAAAATGGTTCCAATTATATTGGTCCTCTCAAAATAAAGAAATCTCCTTTAGTATGGTAAAAAGAGCTGAGGCTGCTGGCTATGAAGCAATTGTAGTAACCGTTGATACAACGATGCTTGGTTGGCGAGAGGAAGATGTTCGTAATCAATACTCTCCATTAAAACAAGGATTTGGACAAGGAAACTATGCATCAGATCCAGTATTCATGGCATCGCTTAGCGATCATTCTCAAGAAACCATCGTTAATAATATTATAGAAAATATATACCATCCTACTTTAAATTGGTCGAATATTTCAGAGTTACGCGAGCATACAACTTTACCGATTTTGATAAAGGGTATACTTCATCCTGAGGACGCTAAACTTGCCATAGAAAAAGGATTAGATGGAGTAAT carries:
- a CDS encoding PPC domain-containing DNA-binding protein, whose protein sequence is MSKIRVNFAVGQLGKVVGARLVYGTDLLEGIEELCKTNGISSATILSCFGSFQRSGFVYLIPNEDSPIGVGYNNLIVKEGPIEFLQGTGVVCQRDGQFETHFHGSICDQNGNIFGGHFIKGENPVITVDLVLAETMEMEFRRQFDEETGANQFYPVETNKETPNQLLK
- a CDS encoding MetQ/NlpA family ABC transporter substrate-binding protein: MKKLGLLLSTVLLTGTLAACGSDADSQTKAINEDKIVVGVTAGPHEQIVEVAAEVAAKDGLEVKLQVFSDYILPNTALSEGDLDANSYQHEPFLDTFNEDHNTDLVPVGKTILNPMGVYSEKYKSIDDLPDGATFGLPNDPTNGARALYILEEAGYIKIKEDKRETASIYDIEENPKNLEFIELEAAQIPKQLSEVDAAAINTNFALAAGISPKDDSILLESSNSPYVNYIVVRAENKDDPTIQKLVKAYQSEEVRKFIEEEFKGSVLASWDE
- a CDS encoding alpha-hydroxy-acid oxidizing protein — translated: MSTNDLLLKNIESNVHYPINFAELEGTAKRALQPGPFGYIRSSAGGEETYKKNTDSFLKYSIIPRFLTDVSTLNTEVTILGHTYPHPLFIAPVGVNKIAHEDGELAVSKAAAKFEFPYIQSTVSSYSIEEIAAETKGSSKWFQLYWSSQNKEISFSMVKRAEAAGYEAIVVTVDTTMLGWREEDVRNQYSPLKQGFGQGNYASDPVFMASLSDHSQETIVNNIIENIYHPTLNWSNISELREHTTLPILIKGILHPEDAKLAIEKGLDGVIVSNHGGRQLDGVIASIDALPEVVRVVNGRIPVLFDSGIRRGSDAVKALALGATAVCIGRPVIWGLAAGGQEGVERVLENFLQETRVSISLSGARNLEEVKKLQLLKD
- a CDS encoding methionine ABC transporter ATP-binding protein — protein: MIILENVSKEFNSKSGTVKAVKQVNIQVNKGEIHGVIGYSGAGKSTLIRCVNLLEQPTEGKVFINGVELTSLPFPKLRETRNKIGMIFQGFNLLKTATVYDNIAIPLKLLGYNKEQVKKRVEQYLEIVGLTDKHTNYPNQLSGGQKQRVAIARALAQEPEVLLSDEATSALDPETTDSILDLLLKINRELGITILLITHEMNVIQKICDHVYVMENGEIVEQNTAINLFTKPNHPTTKKFLNTISQRNLSSSLISQLNVTGAVTRLTFVGESTGKPLLAEVSQKFNVQPNILTANIIELKNGIVGNIVVHLIGDKEQVRNAIHYLESQGVATEELEGQSHE
- a CDS encoding enoyl-CoA hydratase/isomerase family protein → MTNLLYVERNGSIATLVFNRADKKNSFSLAMFKQLGELLSELEKDQQVKLLILKGADETAFSSGADITEFLENRFSSQKAKDYNDATLESIEKLYRFPKPTIALIKTLAIGGGLELANSCDFRFASSGSKLGITAANIGIIYNLVSTKRLVNLIGTTKAKELLYTAKLITAEEGQEIGLIDYIYPMEDLEKKCLEFANKIIRKSSVANNGIKQVIQAIIDGDNEETKEIEELILESFSSDDYKEGIQAFLEKRKPNFS
- a CDS encoding methionine ABC transporter permease → MSRIDQFIEQWLPIIGESVVQTFQMVGISLFFSVLIGIPLGILIVLTRPGQAFDNKIIYQFSNLIINIVRSVPFIILLFFILPFTKLIVGTSIGVKGVIVPLVIYSAPYIARLMESALLEVENGVIEAYTAMGISTRAIIWNVLLREARPSIILGLTISTVSLIGATAMAGMVGAGGLGDVAYRFGHLRYEVDVMYATVFILIILVQSIQSIGNRIAASIKKD
- a CDS encoding pyridoxal phosphate-dependent aminotransferase, producing the protein MEFSNRLKSLPSQFFATLVKKVGEAVLEGRDVINLGQGNPDQPTPPHIVQALQEAAANPLNHKYSPFRGTGDFKKAAANFYKREYNVDIDPETEVAILFGTKIGLVELPLALMNENDLMLLPDPGYPDYLSGVGLANVEFNTMPLIEENNFLPDYSSLTEEQKQKAKLMYLNYPNNPTGAIATLDFFQETVTLAKETDIAIVHDFAYGGIGFDDVKPVSFLQAEGAKEVGIEMYTLSKTYNMAGWRVGFAVGNAKIIEAINIIQDHLFVSLFPAIQDAATAALNESQECVEELVNLYEGRRNALIESCNSIGWRVKAPKGSFFAWLPVPNNYTSEAFADLLLKEADVAVAAGNGFGTYGEGYVRVGLLVDEERLKEAITRIGKLNLF